A section of the Drosophila sechellia strain sech25 chromosome 3L, ASM438219v1, whole genome shotgun sequence genome encodes:
- the LOC6604952 gene encoding translational regulator orb2 isoform X4 gives MYNKFVNFICGGLPNLNLNKPPQLHQQQQQHQQHQQHQQHQQQLQQHQQQLSPNLSALHHHHHQQQQLREGGGSHSPSSPGGGGGGSPYNGSQAGCSSGGISPIPPQMGVSPKYRRSISFPIKGNSPTAIYGNMHMDGMGSGHMNIPTLSIGNGGGGGSSGMVSAGATGGGDAPYLGNSYGNMMSSNGQMHHGGGMDNSLCEYMRNMSMGGNGGGDGSNSMSLMQDRMRVMGGPKHLSEADAMAIAASGNDPSVYLNALKMGSPSRLSPHSPHSPIQGGNGGNVGDGTARFSRKVFVGGLPPDIDEDEITTSFRRFGPLVVDWPHKAESKSYFPPKGYAFLLFQDESSVQQLIDSCITDEDKLYLCVSSPTIKDKAVQIRPWRLADADYVLDATMSLDPRKTVFVGGVPRPLKAFELAMIMDRLYGGVCYAGIDTDPELKYPKGAGRVAFSNQQSYIAAISARFVQLQHGDIDKRVEVKPYVLDDQMCDECEGQRCGGKFAPFFCANVTCLQYYCEHCWAVIHSRPGREYHKPLVKEGADRPRAVPFRWC, from the exons ATGTATAACAAATTTGTTAATTTCAT TTGCGGTGGCCTGCCGAATCTCAATCTCAACAAGCCGCCCCAGctccaccagcaacagcaacagcatcagcaacaccagcaacatcaacaacatcagcagcagctccagcagcaccaacagcaacTTTCGCCGAATCTGAGTGCCCtgcaccatcatcatcatcagcagcagcagctgcgggAGGGCGGAGGATCACATAGCCCCTCGTCGCCgggcggaggaggcggaggatcGCCGTACAATGGCTCTCAGGCGggctgcagcagcggcggcatcTCGCCCATTCCTCCCCAGATGGGCGTGTCGCCCAAGTACCGTCGCAGCATATCCTTCCCCATCAAGGGAAACTCGCCGACAGCTATCTATGGCAATATGCACATGGACGGCATGGGTAGCGGGCACATGAATATACCGACACTTTCGATTGGAaacggtggtggtggcggatCTAGTGGCATGGTCTCAGCCGGAGCAACTGGTGGCGGAGATGCGCCCTATTTGGGCAACAGCTATGGCAACATGATGTCGTCCAATGGACAAATGCACCACGGTGGCGGCATGGATAACTCACTGTGCGAGTATATGCGCAACATGTCGATGGGTGGAAATGGTGGTGGCgatggcagcaacagcatGTCTTTAATGCAGGACAGGATGCGCGTGATGGGCGGTCCAAAGCATCTGAGCGAAGCCGATGCCATGGCCATAGCAGCCAGTGGAAATGATCCATCCGTCTACCTGAATGCCCTCAAGATGGGTTCGCCATCGAGGCTCTCTCCACACTCGCCGCACTCACCCATCCAGGGCGGAAATGGAGGAAACGTCGGTGATGGCACGGCTCGCTTCTCCCGTAAGGTATTCGTTGGCGGTCTGCCACCGGACATCGATGAGGATGAGATTACCACTTCGTTCCGGCGCTTTGGGCCATTGGTCGTCGATTGGCCACACAAGGCGGAATCCAAGTCGTATTTCCCGCCCAAGGGATATGCCTTCCTGCTGTTCCAGGACGAGAGCAGTGTGCAGCAGCTGATTGACTCGTGCATCACGGATGAGGACAAGCTGTATCTATGCGTTTCTTCGCCGACGATCAAGGATAAGGCAGTGCAGATTCGTCCTTGGCGCCTGGCCGATGCGGATTATGTGCTTGATGCTACCATGTCACTGGACCCGCGCAAAACGGTGTTCGTGGGCGGCGTGCCACGTCCTCTGAAGGCCTTCGAACTGGCGATGATCATGGATAGATTGTACGGTGGAGTATGCTATGCTGGAATTGACACCGATCCGGAATTAAAGTATCCAAAGGGCGCTGGACGTGTGGCCTTCTCGAATCAGCAGAGCTACATAGCGGCCATCTCGGCCAGATTTGTGCAGCTGCAGCATGGCGATATAGACAAGCGTGTGGAGGTCAAGCCCTATGTTCTGGACGATCAGATGTGCGACGAGTGCGAAGGTCAGCGTTGTGGTGGCAAGTTTGCGCCCTTCTTTTGCGCCAATGTCACCTGTCTGCAGTACTATTGCGAACACTGCTGGGCCGTCATCCATTCGCGACCTGGACGCGAATACCATAAGCCGCTGGTCAAGGAGGGAGCCGACCGGCCGCGTGCGGTCCCTTTTCGCTGGTGTTAA
- the LOC6604952 gene encoding translational regulator orb2 isoform X3, giving the protein MDSLKLPKANSATSSASGSNSNLSGSTSASASAATSPTSSGTAVGGILSGAPKSPPGLGSSTPISVRFNANEESLDDILQSFHQSKHSPSGGASGGGDASPTSNLLGMKNNGLGLVVGNCDSLSSSPSQPQMQGGSASLFGNDEVSLRNNFMQAGGFFNRKSCGGLPNLNLNKPPQLHQQQQQHQQHQQHQQHQQQLQQHQQQLSPNLSALHHHHHQQQQLREGGGSHSPSSPGGGGGGSPYNGSQAGCSSGGISPIPPQMGVSPKYRRSISFPIKGNSPTAIYGNMHMDGMGSGHMNIPTLSIGNGGGGGSSGMVSAGATGGGDAPYLGNSYGNMMSSNGQMHHGGGMDNSLCEYMRNMSMGGNGGGDGSNSMSLMQDRMRVMGGPKHLSEADAMAIAASGNDPSVYLNALKMGSPSRLSPHSPHSPIQGGNGGNVGDGTARFSRKVFVGGLPPDIDEDEITTSFRRFGPLVVDWPHKAESKSYFPPKGYAFLLFQDESSVQQLIDSCITDEDKLYLCVSSPTIKDKAVQIRPWRLADADYVLDATMSLDPRKTVFVGGVPRPLKAFELAMIMDRLYGGVCYAGIDTDPELKYPKGAGRVAFSNQQSYIAAISARFVQLQHGDIDKRVEVKPYVLDDQMCDECEGQRCGGKFAPFFCANVTCLQYYCEHCWAVIHSRPGREYHKPLVKEGADRPRAVPFRWC; this is encoded by the exons ATGGACTCGCTCAAGTTACCAAAGG CAAACAGTGCCACCAGCAGtgccagcggcagcaacagcaacctGTCCGGCTCGACTTCTGCGTCCGCATCCGCAGCCACATCGCCCACATCGTCGGGAACTGCAGTGGGTGGCATTCTATCCGGTGCCCCAAAATCGCCACCTGGCCTGGGCAGCAGCACCCCGATCTCGGTGCGATTCAATGCCAACGAGGAGTCCCTAGACGACATCCTGCAGTCCTTCCATCAGAGCAAGCACAGTCCCAGTGGAGGAGCGAGTGGCGGCGGAGATGCCTCGCCCACATCGAATCTGCTCGGGATGAAGAACAACGGGCTGGGATTGGTCGTGGGCAACTGTGACTCTCTCTCCAGCAGTCCATCGCAGCCCCAGATGCAAGGCGGATCCGCGTCCCTCTTCGGC AACGACGAAGTTAGTCTGCGCAATAATTTCATGCAAGCCGGTGGTTTCTTCAATCGAAAAAG TTGCGGTGGCCTGCCGAATCTCAATCTCAACAAGCCGCCCCAGctccaccagcaacagcaacagcatcagcaacaccagcaacatcaacaacatcagcagcagctccagcagcaccaacagcaacTTTCGCCGAATCTGAGTGCCCtgcaccatcatcatcatcagcagcagcagctgcgggAGGGCGGAGGATCACATAGCCCCTCGTCGCCgggcggaggaggcggaggatcGCCGTACAATGGCTCTCAGGCGggctgcagcagcggcggcatcTCGCCCATTCCTCCCCAGATGGGCGTGTCGCCCAAGTACCGTCGCAGCATATCCTTCCCCATCAAGGGAAACTCGCCGACAGCTATCTATGGCAATATGCACATGGACGGCATGGGTAGCGGGCACATGAATATACCGACACTTTCGATTGGAaacggtggtggtggcggatCTAGTGGCATGGTCTCAGCCGGAGCAACTGGTGGCGGAGATGCGCCCTATTTGGGCAACAGCTATGGCAACATGATGTCGTCCAATGGACAAATGCACCACGGTGGCGGCATGGATAACTCACTGTGCGAGTATATGCGCAACATGTCGATGGGTGGAAATGGTGGTGGCgatggcagcaacagcatGTCTTTAATGCAGGACAGGATGCGCGTGATGGGCGGTCCAAAGCATCTGAGCGAAGCCGATGCCATGGCCATAGCAGCCAGTGGAAATGATCCATCCGTCTACCTGAATGCCCTCAAGATGGGTTCGCCATCGAGGCTCTCTCCACACTCGCCGCACTCACCCATCCAGGGCGGAAATGGAGGAAACGTCGGTGATGGCACGGCTCGCTTCTCCCGTAAGGTATTCGTTGGCGGTCTGCCACCGGACATCGATGAGGATGAGATTACCACTTCGTTCCGGCGCTTTGGGCCATTGGTCGTCGATTGGCCACACAAGGCGGAATCCAAGTCGTATTTCCCGCCCAAGGGATATGCCTTCCTGCTGTTCCAGGACGAGAGCAGTGTGCAGCAGCTGATTGACTCGTGCATCACGGATGAGGACAAGCTGTATCTATGCGTTTCTTCGCCGACGATCAAGGATAAGGCAGTGCAGATTCGTCCTTGGCGCCTGGCCGATGCGGATTATGTGCTTGATGCTACCATGTCACTGGACCCGCGCAAAACGGTGTTCGTGGGCGGCGTGCCACGTCCTCTGAAGGCCTTCGAACTGGCGATGATCATGGATAGATTGTACGGTGGAGTATGCTATGCTGGAATTGACACCGATCCGGAATTAAAGTATCCAAAGGGCGCTGGACGTGTGGCCTTCTCGAATCAGCAGAGCTACATAGCGGCCATCTCGGCCAGATTTGTGCAGCTGCAGCATGGCGATATAGACAAGCGTGTGGAGGTCAAGCCCTATGTTCTGGACGATCAGATGTGCGACGAGTGCGAAGGTCAGCGTTGTGGTGGCAAGTTTGCGCCCTTCTTTTGCGCCAATGTCACCTGTCTGCAGTACTATTGCGAACACTGCTGGGCCGTCATCCATTCGCGACCTGGACGCGAATACCATAAGCCGCTGGTCAAGGAGGGAGCCGACCGGCCGCGTGCGGTCCCTTTTCGCTGGTGTTAA
- the LOC6604957 gene encoding gram-negative bacteria-binding protein 3 — MADASRFVAWSCCLQLLFLLLGVQGYEVPKAKIEIFYPKGFEVSIPDEEGITLFAFHGKLNEEMEGLEAGTWARDIVKAKNGRWTFRDRTTALKPGDTLYYWTYVIYNGLGYREDDGSFVVNGYSGNNASPHPPVVPVSTTPWTPPADPDIDIRLGCTTPKTEVNGAPTRCAGQLVFVDEFNASKLDPNKWKAERRFSGQPDYEFNVYVDDAPETLCLANGHVVLSTNTMKKQFKKGSGESLDLGEKCTGQANTHDCVRNGRTMNDGLPPMVTAQFSSKDFSFKYGRVEVRAKMPRAQWVTPQIWLQPKRPIYGVDDYRSGQLRIAYTRPNGGNLDLYGAAVLFADEPLRSVKNCLKPGTGNNSEDWSDSFHNYTLEWTPRELRWLVDGKEWCVQGSAKESFSETTAGGKSLPQAQKLEEGTGLAPFDQEFYLTFGLSVGGFNEYQHEVKPWNEKAPQAQKAFWKEVKKIRDHWLDEGHMKIDYVKVFSL, encoded by the coding sequence ATGGCGGATGCATCGCGCTTTGTGGCCTGGAGCTGCTGCCTCCAACTGCTGTTCCTGCTCCTTGGCGTTCAGGGGTATGAAGTACCCAAGGCTAAGATCGAAATTTTCTATCCCAAGGGATTCGAGGTCTCAATTCCCGACGAGGAGGGCATCACCCTGTTCGCCTTCCATGGCAAACTAAATGAGGAGATGGAGGGCCTGGAGGCTGGCACCTGGGCACGGGACATTGTCAAAGCGAAAAACGGACGCTGGACCTTCCGGGACCGGACTACGGCTCTAAAGCCCGGCGACACCCTGTACTACTGGACATACGTTATCTACAACGGACTGGGTTATCGCGAAGACGACGGGTCGTTTGTGGTCAATGGGTACAGTGGTAATAATGCCTCACCACATCCACCTGTGGTTCCAGTCTCCACAACTCCCTGGACTCCACCTGCCGATCCGGATATCGACATAAGATTGGGTTGCACTACTCCCAAGACCGAGGTCAATGGAGCACCCACTCGTTGTGCCGGACAGCTGGTGTTCGTGGATGAGTTCAATGCTTCAAAGCTGGATCCCAATAAGTGGAAAGCGGAACGCAGGTTTTCCGGTCAACCCGATTACGAGTTTAATGTTTACGTGGATGACGCTCCGGAAACCTTGTGCTTGGCCAATGGTCATGTGGTGCTCTCGACGAACACAATGAAAAAACAATTCAAGAAGGGATCGGGAGAAAGTTTGGATCTGGGTGAAAAGTGCACGGGACAAGCGAATACCCACGACTGTGTAAGGAATGGCCGAACCATGAATGACGGACTTCCGCCAATGGTCACCGCTCAGTTCTCCTCCAAGGATTTCTCCTTCAAGTACGGTCGCGTGGAGGTGCGAGCCAAAATGCCGAGGGCACAGTGGGTGACTCCACAAATCTGGCTGCAGCCCAAGCGTCCGATCTACGGAGTGGATGACTATCGGTCAGGACAGCTGAGAATCGCTTATACCCGTCCGAATGGAGGTAATCTGGATTTGTATGGCGCGGCCGTGCTCTTCGCAGATGAGCCGCTGCGATCGGTCAAGAATTGCCTGAAGCCAGGTACTGGAAATAACTCCGAGGACTGGAGCGATAGTTTCCACAATTACACTCTCGAATGGACACCCAGGGAACTTCGCTGGCTGGTGGACGGCAAGGAGTGGTGTGTCCAGGGTAGTGCTAAAGAATCTTTCAGCGAGACGACTGCCGGCGGAAAGAGTTTACCGCAGGCCCAGAAACTGGAGGAGGGCACTGGACTGGCGCCCTTCGATCAAGAGTTCTACTTGACCTTCGGACTAAGCGTGGGCGGTTTTAACGAGTACCAGCACGAGGTCAAACCATGGAACGAGAAGGCGCCGCAGGCGCAGAAGGCCTTTTGGAAGGAAGTCAAGAAGATAAGGGACCACTGGCTGGACGAGGGCCACATGAAGATCGACTACGTGAAGGTGTTCTCTTTGTAA
- the LOC6604958 gene encoding 54S ribosomal protein L12, mitochondrial, which translates to MHITRLALRQISRQVQLHRMYSAAAPAAAVSGAEKLVPPAPEGAAKPPNPKLDSIVNNIAALNLLEVAELSTLLKQKLNLPETAFAPQFAAGSARAAPAEDEEEAAPKKVQTSFKVKLVKFDEKQKVALIKEVKNLLEGMNLVQAKKFVESAPTIVKEDIPKEEAEKLKEALSKAGAIIEIE; encoded by the coding sequence ATGCACATCACACGCCTCGCCCTGCGCCAGATTTCGCGCCAAGTGCAGCTACATCGCATGTACAGTGCAGCGGCTCCGGCCGCCGCAGTCTCGGGTGCGGAAAAACTGGTGCCTCCCGCGCCGGAAGGAGCCGCCAAGCCACCCAACCCCAAACTGGACTCGATTGTCAACAACATCGCCGCCCTCAATCTCCTCGAGGTGGCCGAACTGAGCACCCTGCTCAAACAGAAACTGAACCTGCCCGAGACCGCATTTGCCCCACAATTCGCCGCTGGGTCGGCACGTGCTGCGCCCGccgaggatgaggaggaggcaGCGCCCAAGAAGGTACAGACCTCCTTCAAGGTCAAGCTGGTCAAGTTCGACGAGAAGCAGAAGGTTGCGCTGATCAAGGAGGTGAAGAACCTACTCGAGGGCATGAACCTGGTGCAGGCCAAAAAGTTCGTCGAGAGCGCACCGACCATCGTCAAGGAGGATATCCCCAAGGAAGAGGCCGAGAAGCTCAAGGAGGCACTGTCCAAGGCGGGCGCCATCATCGAAATCGAGTAG
- the LOC6604959 gene encoding uncharacterized protein LOC6604959 — MSAGGRSSQLLALVAIFFSSYIVGIYSAARASSLTLAPLSKANESLILANDTLLAEDGNSSSRHPRWFPFYTIGRFSNDICVGNNLLLGTCVINGECTDNSGVAAGSCSSITAQAICCIYQRTCGASTSYNNTYFYNSNYPAPYGGGGRCSIVVTPPDSSICQLRVDFLSLSLAPPSGDGFCSTDALTITGGASQVPSICGENAGQHVYVDFNGVSPITISVATSGSYTFNRNWQFQIRMLACTSATLAPAGCLQYYMPSSGTLANFNYNSAAASALNSIGVQGTRQLANTKYGICIRKAAGMCSITYSQVGSDTYSFTLTNDVGAVDPTLLATSSVQSQECTTDYIIIPSPTQGGVAMPSDRFCGLGLVSTTTSAKPFVVYTVTDGNEDMDISNRGFYLSYSQNACPIL; from the exons ATGTCCGCCGGTGGCCGTTCCTCGCAGCTTCTGGCCCTCGTGGCCATCTTCTTCAGCAGCTACATAGTGGGCATATACAGTGCGGCACGTGCCAGCAGTTTAACATTAGCTCCACTGTCGAAGGCTAATGAATCCCTGATCCTGGCGAACGATACCCTTCTCGCGGAGGATGGAAACTCCAGCTCGCGACATCCTCGCT GGTTTCCATTCTATACAATCGGTCGCTTTTCCAACGACATCTGTGTGGGCAACAACCTGCTCCTGGGCACCTGCGTAATCAACGGAGAGTGCACCGACAACAGCGGCGTGGCGGCGGGCAGCTGCTCCTCCATCACAGCGCAGGCCATTTGCTGCATTT ATCAAAGAACATGTGGAGCAAGTACTTCCTACAACAACACGTACTTTTACAACAGCAATTATCCGGCTCCATATGGCGGCGGCGGACGGTGTTCCATTGTGGTCACACCACCGGATTCGTCGATCTGCCAGTTGCGAGTGGACTTCCTTTCCCTGTCGCTGGCACCACCATCGGGCGATGGATTCTGCTCCACGGATGCCCTGACCATCACTGGCGGAGCCTCGCAAGTGCCAAGCATTTGTGGCGAGAACGCCGGTCAGCATGTGTATGTGGACTTTAATGGCGTCAGTCCGATTACCATCTCGGTGGCCACATCCGGAAGTTATACATTCAACCGCAACTGGCAATTCCAGATAAGGATGCTGGCGTGCACGTCGGCCACTTTGGCGCCAGCCGGTTGCCTGCAATACTACATGCCCAGCAGCGGCACCCTGGccaattttaattacaattcGGCGGCGGCCTCCGCCCTCAATTCCATTGGAGTGCAAGGCACGAGGCAGTTGGCGAACACCAAATATGGTATTTGCATACGCAAGGCAGCGGGAATGTGTTCCATCACCTACAGCCAGGTTGGCTCCGATACGTACTCCTTTACGCTGACCAACGATGTGGGTGCAGTGGATCCCACTCTGCTGGCCACCTCATCTGTTCAGAGTCAGGAATGCACAACGGACTACATCATAATTCCGTCGCCAACGCAGGGCGGCGTTGCGATGCCCAGCGATCGCTTTTGTGGATTGGGTCTGGTATCCACGACCACATCGGCGAAGCCATTCGTTGTCTATACAGTCACCGATGGTAATGAGGATATGGACATATCGAATCGCGGCTTCTACTTGTCGTATTCGCAGAACGCATGTCCAATTCTGTAA
- the LOC6604960 gene encoding valine--tRNA ligase, which produces MQIIRNSTSKLLRHKHLCQPRVYSLYYSTLKDAAKELPLAAGYQPKPVENAYWVREHRQANLPKASASSCKRGTYRMLLPPPNVTGNLHLGHALMATVQDVIARQREQLGYQVDWVPGTDHAGIATQVVVERTIAASQAKTRHELGRSAFLDEVWRWKAEKGAGIVQDLRQLGCKLNWKREYFTMDEQQAHAVNVAFERLFEEGLIQRRNSVVNWCTALRSAISDIEVDSVEIKEPVEIAVPGYDRKVLFGRMYDFAYHVVDGETLPDGSVEEIVVSTTRPETILGDVAVAVHPLDPRYTKYRNIDQVKLKHPFRDDTIPLVFDINVDQEFGTGAVKITPAHDKFDFELATRHKLEPRQVFTETGLVVDAYSEFKGIPRFEARDLIVNRLEEMDLLRQVRSHTMQLPICSRSKDVIEYMILPQWFLKCKDLAKDALSELHSGRLQILPPSFETEWERWLQDSRDWCISRQLWWGHQVPAYEVIDSQGNSQWVAALDEKAARQKAMKLIGSEEFTLKRDPDVLDTWFSSSLLPFSTAGWPEESYKERYPLDIMQTGHDIIFFWVARMMMLGLKLTGEAPFQRILLNGIVCDAHGRKMSKSLGNIVAPQQVVQGASLESLKAGLQQSCEAGIIKPSELKASTIGMTHMFSNGIQECGTDALRFTLMSHNIKSHFISFDVNTCYTNKLFLNKIWQAMRFTLGSAKGLGISLHQFETLEGVNVGLWDRWIIGRLAETLSVCSQSYSNYNFHLATAALKTFFYQNLCDTYLETTKIAIGNGSADAYIHVGTLTACLSWGLQAMAPYTPFVASELLQHVPLNIELKLSDYKDEKLEEEVNEIVNICHNVRQVKSRNEISKRHHPHLSLFAQNTDSEGVLRRHLPQIKVLSRCEDVELELFDENSKISKKLSFFSSAGALCSFGLKLSNGLALTPEKREEMEKANAKKLKKLVSELQRYRMRLDNEAFQLMADKKVKSHFENKVKELEAEINSLSRLAVLS; this is translated from the exons atgcaaataattagGAATTCCACCAGTAAACTGCTTAGACACAAGCACCTGTGTCAGCCAAGGGTTTACTCCCTATACTACAGTACCCTTAAAG ATGCGGCTAAGGAGCTTCCTTTGGCAGCAGGATACCAGCCAAAACCAGTGGAAAATGCTTACTGGGTGCGGGAGCATCGCCAGGCTAATCTGCCCAAGGCTTCAGCCAGCAGTTGCAAACGGGGAACATATCGCATGCTTCTACCGCCACCAAATGTAACCGGGAATCTGCATTTGGGCCATGCACTGATGGCCACCGTGCAGGATGTGATTGCCCGCCAGCGCGAACAGCTCGGCTACCAGGTGGACTGGGTACCAGGCACAGATCACGCGGGAATCGCCACCCAGGTGGTCGTGGAACGCACGATTGCCGCTTCTCAGGCGAAAACCCGTCATGAATTGGGACGCTCTGCATTTCTGGACGAAGTGTGGCGCTGGAAGGCGGAAAAGGGTGCAGGTATCGTGCAGGATCTCCGTCAACTCGGCTGCAAACTGAATTGGAAACGAGAATACTTCACAATGGATGAGCAGCAGGCGCATGCGGTCAACGTAGCTTTCGAGCGACTCTTTGAAGAAGGCCTAATTCAACGGCGCAACTCGGTTGTCAACTGGTGCACCGCTCTACGTTCCGCCATATCTGATATCGAGGTAGATAGTGTGGAGATCAAGGAGCCGGTAGAGATAGCCGTTCCCGGCTACGATCGCAAAGTACTCTTTGGCAGAATGTACGATTTCGCCTATCATGTAGTGGATGGCGAAACACTGCCCGATGGTTCGGTTGAAGAGATTGTGGTGTCTACCACTAGACCAGAGACAATTTTGGGTGATGTAGCTGTCGCAGTACATCCGCTGGATCCGCGGTACACCAAGTACCGAAACATTGACCAGGTTAAGCTCAAGCATCCTTTCCGTGACGACACCATTCCACTCGTTTTCGATATCAACGTGGACCAAGAGTTTGGCACCGGTGCAGTGAAAATCACACCAGCCCATGACAAATTTGATTTCGAGCTGGCCACTCGCCATAAGCTTGAACCTCGCCAGGTCTTCACTGAAACGGGTCTTGTGGTGGATGCTTATTCTGAGTTCAAGGGCATTCCGCGCTTCGAGGCGCGAGATCTCATCGTCAATCGTCTGGAAGAAATGGATTTGCTGCGCCAGGTGCGCTCTCATACCATGCAGTTGCCCATCTGCTCGCGCTCCAAGGACGTTATAGAGTACATGATCTTGCCGCAATGGTTTCTTAAGTGCAAGGACTTGGCAAAGGATGCCTTATCTGAACTGCATAGCGGACGTCTGCAAATCCTGCCTCCGAGCTTCGAAACGGAGTGGGAACGCTGGCTGCAGGATAGCCGCGACTGGTGCATTTCCCGGCAGTTGTGGTGGGGGCATCAGGTGCCCGCGTACGAGGTGATCGACTCCCAGGGAAACAGTCAATGGGTGGCTGCTCTTGACGAGAAGGCAGCCAGGCAGAAAGCCATGAAACTGATTGGTAGCGAAGAATTTACATTGAAACGCGATCCGGATGTACTGGATACTTGGTTTTcatcgtcgctgctgcccttCTCCACGGCCGGTTGGCCGGAGGAGAGCTACAAAGAAAGGTATCCTTTGGACATAATGCAGACTGGCCATGATATTATCTTCTTTTGGGTGGCGCGCATGATGATGTTGGGTCTGAAGCTGACCGGCGAGGCACCCTTTCAGAGAATTTTGCTGAACGGCATTGTGTGCGATGCCCATGGCCGGAAGATGTCCAAGAGCCTCGGCAACATCGTGGCCCCACAGCAGGTGGTTCAGGGCGCCAGTTTAGAG AGCCTGAAGGCGGGCCTACAGCAATCATGCGAGGCGGGCATCATTAAGCCTTCAGAGTTAAAGGCCTCCACGATTGGAATGACGCATATGTTCTCCAATGGCATCCAAGAGTGCGGCACCGATGCACTACGCTTCACCCTGATGAGCCACAATATCAAGAGCCACTTCATTAGCTTCGATGTGAACACCTGCTACACCAATAAGCTGTTCCTAAACAAAATATGGCAAGCAATGCGATTTACCCTCGGCTCTGCCAAGGGACTGGGAATCTCGCTGCATCAGTTTGAGACACTTGAAGGTGTCAATGTGGGCCTTTGGGATCGCTGGATAATCGGACGCCTCGCGGAGACCTTGTCTGTCTGCTCGCAGAGCTACAGCAACTACAATTTCCACTTGGCCACAGCAGCTCTAAAGACTTTTTTCTATCAAAATCTCTGTGATACTTACCTG GAAACCACCAAAATTGCGATAGGAAATGGCAGTGCTGATGCCTACATCCATGTGGGCACCCTGACCGCTTGCCTTAGCTGGGGACTGCAGGCCATGGCCCCGTATACTCCCTTTGTGGCTTCCGAATTGCTGCAGCATGTGCCCCTTAATATAGAGCTTAAACTGTCCGACTACAAGGATGAGAAGTTGGAGGAAGAGGTCAACGAAATAGTGAACATTTGCCATAACGTGCGACAGGTTAAGAGTCGCAATGAGATCAGCAAGCGCCATCATCCGCACCTCAGTTTGTTTGCACAGAATACAGACTCGGAAGGGGTGCTTCGTCGTCATTTGCCGCAGATAAAGGTGCTATCACGCTGCGAAGACGTGGAACTGGAATTGTTTGACGAAAACTCAAAGATTTCGAAGAAACTCAGCTTCTTCTCGTCGGCAGGAGCACTCTGCTCCTTTGGCTTAAAATTGAGCAATGGATTGGCTCTGACGCCGGAGAAACGAGAAGAAATGGAGAAGGCCAATGCCAAAAAACTGAAGAAGTTGGTCTCCGAACTGCAGCGGTATCGCATGCGCCTGGATAACGAAGCCTTCCAACTGATGGCCGACAAGAAAGTTAAGTCGCATTTCGAAAATAAG GTCAAAGAGTTGGAGGCGGAAATCAACAGTCTCTCTCGGCTGGCAGTGTTGTCCTAA